One window of Saprospiraceae bacterium genomic DNA carries:
- a CDS encoding peptidoglycan DD-metalloendopeptidase family protein, whose amino-acid sequence MKNHCIKTLLIAVSVLLSIPLIAQIPIHDPGIQVDESSFFTNNAMNPCVTETLYKNIEQRCMENNQRMQPEKKMQTAVVSLEWPLRAADRLTDCSFYRVSAYVDQNTTSGAFQDFNCGTNTYDGHRGTDISIWPYNYLKMDSNWVEVIAAAPGMIIDKHDGEFDKNCATNTMMPNYIVVQHADGSRALYLHMKKNSLTAKTIGQSLELGEFIGIVGSSGNSSGPHLHFEVWAGATVATRIDPFKGTCNALNTTSWWAKQNDYKETAIVKVSSNSTDIVIPACPATEIPNETNVFQIPFQGSGLPAGFAKFYIFLRDELSGMTADISILNPDGSVFTSWTYTSPADSKTRIQGWSKKLPTNPGKYTFKAIYNGKTCVSQFEITLPVQTKTEKVNSDFIIYPNPTNGQFTIQLGEACDGTLKISTMLGTTVYTERISQRRTELNIPVRNGIYFYEFQNDNGQKQSGKIQIEN is encoded by the coding sequence ATGAAAAATCATTGTATAAAGACATTATTGATTGCAGTTTCAGTCTTGCTTAGTATCCCATTAATCGCTCAAATTCCAATTCATGATCCTGGTATTCAAGTGGACGAATCAAGTTTTTTTACCAACAATGCAATGAATCCATGTGTGACGGAGACTTTATATAAAAACATTGAACAACGTTGCATGGAAAACAACCAGCGAATGCAGCCAGAAAAGAAGATGCAAACAGCGGTCGTCTCATTGGAATGGCCGCTTCGTGCAGCGGACCGTTTAACGGATTGTAGTTTTTATCGGGTTTCGGCATATGTAGATCAGAATACGACATCAGGAGCATTTCAGGATTTTAATTGTGGGACAAACACCTACGATGGACACAGAGGGACCGATATTTCGATTTGGCCTTATAATTATTTAAAAATGGATTCTAATTGGGTGGAAGTGATTGCAGCTGCTCCCGGAATGATCATTGATAAACACGACGGAGAATTTGATAAAAATTGCGCTACGAATACCATGATGCCTAATTATATAGTAGTACAACACGCAGACGGTTCCAGAGCCTTGTATTTGCATATGAAAAAGAATTCACTAACTGCAAAAACAATTGGTCAAAGCTTGGAGCTTGGAGAATTTATTGGAATTGTAGGAAGTTCCGGAAATTCATCCGGTCCGCATTTACATTTTGAAGTGTGGGCTGGTGCTACGGTAGCAACCCGTATAGATCCATTTAAAGGAACTTGCAATGCATTAAATACGACGAGCTGGTGGGCAAAACAAAATGATTATAAAGAAACAGCCATTGTGAAAGTTTCAAGCAACTCAACAGACATCGTAATTCCTGCATGTCCTGCAACAGAAATTCCAAATGAAACGAATGTTTTTCAAATCCCATTTCAAGGTTCGGGATTGCCCGCAGGGTTTGCAAAATTTTATATTTTTTTAAGAGATGAACTCAGCGGTATGACCGCCGATATCAGTATCTTAAATCCGGATGGCTCGGTATTTACCAGTTGGACTTATACCAGCCCTGCAGACAGTAAGACCCGCATTCAGGGCTGGTCAAAAAAATTACCTACCAATCCTGGTAAATATACGTTTAAGGCAATATACAATGGAAAAACCTGTGTTTCACAATTTGAGATCACATTGCCGGTTCAGACAAAAACTGAAAAAGTGAATTCCGACTTTATAATTTATCCAAATCCTACCAATGGACAATTTACGATTCAATTAGGAGAAGCATGTGATGGAACGCTGAAAATTTCCACGATGTTGGGTACAACTGTTTATACTGAGCGGATAAGTCAAAGGCGAACTGAATTAAATATTCCTGTCAGAAATGGAATTTATTTTTATGAATTTCAAAATGACAATGGACAGAAGCAATCTGGAAAAATACAGATTGAAAACTAA